A region of the Mycobacterium sp. NBC_00419 genome:
CCCGATATGACCGCGCGGCTGGAGATCGGCAGCGTCGCCGCCGCCGTTCTCGCCGAGCCGCTGGCTCGCGCGGTGTTCGCCCACGTCACCGGCGAGGTGGACGTATCCGAGGCCCAGGTCGCCGACTACGAGCGCCGCAATCCCGGCCGGTTTGCGGTGCGCGACGAGCTGGCCGCACACCTGCGCGGCGCGCAGCGGCGGCAGGTCTTCCGGAGATGGCTCGTTGCGCGCAGCGCCGCGCTGGTGTGGCTCGCACCCGGCTACGAACATCCCGGCGATCCCCGCCAACCCGACAACACCCACAGGCACTGATGACAGCCACCCTGGTTCTCGATATCGGCGGCACCAAGATCGCCGGCGGACTCGTCGACCCCGACGGCCGGCTGCTTTTCCAGACGCGCGAGCCCACCCCTGACTCGGCCGACCCCGAAGTGGTGTGGGCGGCCGCGGCGCGCACCGTCGCCGAGACGCTGACGGCGGCAGCGGGTCCGGTCGCCGGCGTCGGCATCTCCTCGGCCGGACCGATCCACCTGCCGGACGGCACCATCAGCCCGGTCAACATTCCAGCATGGCGAGGATTCCCGATCCGCCAGAAAGTCGCCGAGACCGTGCCCGGGGTACCGGTGCGGCTGGGCGGCGACGGACTGTGCATGGCGCTCGGTGAGCATTGGCGCGGCGCCGGGCAGGGCGCCCAGTTCATGCTCGGCATGGTCGTGTCGACGGGTATCGGCGGCGGCCTGGTCCTCGACGGGGTGCCCTACGCCGGCCGGACGGGCAACGCCGGGCACGTCGGGCACGTCATCGTCGACACCGACGGACCGGCCTGCAGCTGCGGAGCCCGGGGCTGCGTCGAGGCGATCGCCAGTGGACCGCACCTGGCGAAGTGGGCCCGCGAACAGGGCTGGACAGGCGCGGACGCCAAGGAACTCGCCGACGCCGCCGCGGCCGGCAACGACATTGCGCTGCGGGCCTTCCGGCGGGGCGCGACCGCCATCGCGGCCATGATCGCGTCGGTGGGCGCGACGTGTGACCTCGATCTGGTCGTCATCGGCGGGGGAGTGGCCAAGGCGGGAGCGGTGCTGTTCGACCCGCTGACCGCGGCGCTGCGCAACTACGCCCGGCTGGACTTCATCGCCGGGCTGCGGGTGGTACCCGCGGCGCTCGGCGGTGAAGCGGGACTGGTCGGGGCGGCCGCGCTGCTGCGCATGGGCGCCTACTCGCCGGGAATGGGCAACGGGGCAGCTGCCCGTTTTGGCTGATCCCGGCCGGTCACGCTATTCTTGTCGGGTTCCACCGAAGACCGTCGGTCACCGAGCAATCGGTTGAAGGTCCTGGATACCCAGGCGGCCCACGCAGGAGGACGAGGCTCGACCGCATTTCTACGCGGTTTCTTCACGCCCCGGCCGCTCTGCGTCGGGGCGTTCGTGTGTTCTGGCCCTCCGGCGGTGTAACCACCACAAGGAGGCATGTATGGCCAAGGCTGACAAAGCCACCGCGGTTGCCGACATCGCCGAACAGTTCAAAGAGGCGACGGCCACCGTCGTCACCGAGTATCGCGGTCTGACCGTGGCCAACCTGGCCGAGCTGCGTCGCTCGCTCGCCGGCACCGCCACGTACACCGTCGCCAAGAACACGCTGGTCAAGCGTGCCGCGGCGGAAGCCGGGATCGAAGGCATCGACGAACTGTTCGCCGGACCGACAGCAATCGCATTCGTCAAGGGCGAGCCCGTCGACGCCGCGAAGGCGATCAAGAAGTTCGCCAAGGAGAACAAGGCCCTCGTCATCAAGGGCGGCTACATGGAGGGTCGCGCGCTGACCCTCGCCGAGGTCGAGAAGATCGCTGACCTCGAGTCGCGCGAGGTGCTGCTGTCGCGCGTCGCCGGCGCTCTGAAGGCAAAGCAGTCCCAGGCCGCAGCGCTGTTCGTGGCGCCCGCGTCCCAGGTCGCTCGCCTTGCTGCAGCTCTGCAAGAGAAGAAGGCCGGCGAAGAATCCGCCGCCTGAGACCAACCAACCCACACCGAATAAAGAAAAGGAACCACCATGGCAAAGCTGTCCACCGAAGAACTGCTCGACGCGTTCAAGGAACTGACCCTGCTCGAGCTCTCCGAGTTCGTGAAGGCCTTCGAGGAGACCTTTGACGTCACCGCGGCCGCTCCGGTCGCCGTTGCCGCCGCTCCGGGTGCTGCTGCCCCGGCCGAGGCCGCCGAGGAGCAGTCGGAGTTCGACGTCGTCCTCGAGGGTGCCGGCGAGAAGAAGATCGGCGTCATCAAGGTCGTCCGCGAGATCGTCTCCGGCCTGGGCCTCAAGGAGGCCAAGGACCTCGTCGACGGCGCTCCCAAGCCGCTGCTCGAGAAGGTCACCAAGGAGGCCGCCGAGGACGCCAAGGCGAAGCTCGAGGCCGCTGGCGCCACGGTCACCGTCAAGTAGTTTTCGTATCCACGAAATCCCCCGCGAGCCACTGTGCTCGCGGGGGATTTTCGTTGCTTCAGGTGCAATGAACACCGGTCGATTACAGGTAGGTGCACAAACTGAGTGAGCGCTAACCTCGTGCGCTACAGTGACTCAAACCACAGGTCGTCGAGCCAGTGGAACATCGGTGTGGGCGGAAGGATCTCGCGTGGGCATTGGTATTCAGGTCGAGGGACTGACCAAGTCGTTCGGTTCTCAGCGCATCTGGGAAGACGTGACGCTGGACGTCCCGGCCGGTGAGGTCAGCGTGCTGCTCGGCCCGTCCGGTACCGGTAAGTCGGTGTTCCTCAAGTCGCTCATCGGTCTGCTGCGTCCCGAGCGCGGCAAGATCATTGTCGACGGCACGGACATCATCCAGTGCTCGGCTAAAGAGCTGTACGAGATCCGCACGTTGTTCGGCGTCATGTTCCAGGACGGCGCCCTGTTCGGCTCGATGAATATCTACGACAACACCGCCTTCCCGCTTCGTGAGCACACGAAGAAGAAGGAAAGCGAGATCCGCCAGGTCGTCATGGAGAAGCTCGACATGGTCGGTCTCGGCGGTGACGAGAACAAGTTCCCCGGTGAGATTTCCGGCGGCATGAAGAAGCGTGCCGGCTTGGCGCGCTCGCTGGTGCTCGATCCCAAGATCATCCTCTGCGACGAGCCCGACTCCGGTCTGGATCCGGTACGTACCGCGTACCTGAGCCAGCTGCTCATCGATATCAACGCCCAGATCGACGCCACGATCCTGATCGTGACCCACAACATCAACATCGCGCGCACCGTGCCCGACAACATGGGCATGCTCTTCCGCAAGCATCTGGTGATGTTCGGCCCCCGTGAGGTGCTGCTGACCAGCGACGAACCTGTCGTCAAGCAGTTCCTCAACGGCCGCCGCATCGGCCCGATCGGCATGTCCGAGGAGAAGGACGAGTCGACGATGGCCGAGGAGCAGGCGCTGGCCGACGCCGGCCACCACGACGGCGGTGTGGAAGACATCGAAGGCGTGCCGCCGCAGATCCAGGCGACCCCGGGCCTGCCCGAGCGTCAAGCGGTCGGTCGTCGCCAGGCCCGCGTTCGCCAGATCCTGCACACGCTGCCCCCGGCCGCTCAGCAGGCGATCCTCGACGACCTGGAAGGCACCCACAAGCTGCCGACCCACACGTTCGTCGGCGAGCCCGCCCACGCCGCGCACGCCGACGACACCACGAGCTAACCCTTCGCGCAGAGCGGCGGGAGGATGGCCCGGCTGACCGGCATCCCGGTGGCCGTGCGCCAGGCCTGAACCGGCCTGCGGGACAAAAGGACCAAAGCGCCGCCGGTAAGCCCGTGCCTTCGATACCGTGTGCCCGATCGTCACAGGAAGGCGGCTGGGTGCTGGGGAACCGACGGGTCTGGTGGAGTAGCGCTGCTGTCTTCGTCGGGCTCGGCGCAGCACTGCTGACCGGTGCGGGCACGGCCTCGGCCGATAGCGACGGCGCCGGCGGCAGCGGTCGCCACGCCGATACCTCCACGTCTGCGGCCGCGCCGTCGCCGAACACCGCCATCAAGGCGGTGGCGGCCAAGCGTCGCGCGGCGCCGGCCGCCGTGGTCTCGGGGGCGCGGGCCGACTCCTCCGCCGACCTGACGCCTGCCACGGCTTCTGCCTCGACGACGACGAAAGCCACCGGCAGGACGGGTCGCCCCGTGCTCGTCGAGTCCAGCCCCGCGGCCGGCGTTGCCGCGCCGGCACCCACCGCGGCCACCGCGGTCGGGACCAGCAATCGCAGCCTCGCCGCGGTCGTCGCCCCGCCGTCCACCAACGGTGTCACCGGGGTCAAGGTCGGCCACTCGACGCTGACCATCCCGGCCGGATCGACCGCCTACGACGCCCCAGCCGACTGGTATCTACCGACCCAGGCCGACGGGACCGTGCAAGCCAACGGCGTCATCTGGTTGCAGCACGGGTTCCTGGCCGACAAGGCGTTCTACTCCGCGCTGGCCACCACGCTGGCCCAGCAGACCAACAGCATCGTGGTCGCGCCGACGCTGTCGTCGTTCCCATCGTTGGGATGCCCCGGCTGCACGCTCTACGGCGTTCCGCTGCAACAAGGTGCGGCCAGCATGTTCACCGGCGAGCGGGCCGCGCTGAACGTCAGCGCCAACGCCGCCGGATTCCAGGGCACCTTGCCCGAGGACTTCGTCCTGGCCGGGCATTCGGCGGGCGGTGGCTGGTCGGTATCGGTGGGCGGCTACTACATCGACAGCCTGCAGCCCACTGACACCAACCACCTGCTCGGCGTGGTGATGTACGACGGCGTCAACATGAACGGCACCCTGCCGCAGGCGATCACCAGCCTGGACACCCGCGACATCCCCGTCTACCAGATCGCCGCGCCGGCCCAGACGTGGAATGCCTTCGGCGTCACCACCGATCAACTGCTGGAGTTGCGCCCCGGCCAGTTCGACGGCGTCGTGCTCGTCAACGGCTCGCATGTCGACCCGATGCTCGGGTCGAACCCCCTGGTCGACATCTCCGCACAGCTGGTCACCCGGTGGTCCGCGCCGGGCAACACCCAGGCCACCTACACACTGAGCACCGGCTGGATCAACGACTTCTACGCCGGTGCCGGGCCGGACGCCCCGGTGTACGGCCTCTACGGCACCGCCGGCCAGCCGATCATCATGGGTGACGCCGCCGCCGTCGTGCTGCCCACGCCGATCGCCAACTCCCTAGGCCCGCTGGAACAGGCCATGCGAGCCTGGACCGCCGTCACACTGCCGCTGATCTTCGGCGGATCGGCTGGCGCACCGGTGGCCTCCACCGCGCCCGCGCCGGTGGCCCCTGTCGATCCAGCTCCGACGCCCACCGGCGTGACGGGCGTGAAGACCGGCCACTCGACGTTGACGATCCCGGTCGGCTCGAACTCGTACACAGCAGCGACGGACTGGTACTTCCCGACGCAGGCCGACGGCTCGGTCAACGCCACCGGCGTGATCTATCTGCAGCACGGCTTCCTGTCGCAAGCCCCGTGGTACTCGGCGCTGGCGATGTCGCTGGCCCAGCAGACCAACAGCATCGTGGTGGCACCGACGCTGCCGTCATTCCCGTCGCCGACATGTGCCGGTTGCTTCCTGTCCGGGATTCCCATGCAGCAGGGCGTGGCGTCACTGTTCCTCGGCGAGCGGGCCGCACTGGCCATCAGCGCCAGCCAGGCCGGCTACACCGGAACGCTTCCCGAGTCGTTCGTCCTCAGCGGCCACTCCGCGGGTGGCGGCCTGGCGGCCATTTCCGGCGGCTTCTACGAGGATGCGTTGGCCCCCGGCGACGACAACCATCTGCTCGGCGTCGTCATGTTCGACGGCGTCGCCATCAACTCCACCTCTTTCGGCACCGCACTGACCTCGCTGGCCGGGATCCCGGTGTATCAGATCGCCGCGCCGCCTCAGGCCCTCAATGCCAACGGCCAGACCACCGGCGACCTGATCGCGGGCCGCCCCGGCCAATTCGTCGGGGTGGAACTGGTCGACGGCTCACACGTCGACTCGATGCTGGGCGGCAACCCGCTCATCGATTTCTTCGCTCAGCTGGTCACGAGGCGGTCCCCGGCGGGCAATACCGCGGCGGTCTACACACTGGCCAACGGGTGGATCAAGGACTTCTATGCCGGCGCCGGGCCGGGCGATCCGCAGTACGGCTACTACGGCGCTGCGGGCCAGGCGATCATTTTCGGTCAGGCCGCCGGCATCGTGCTGCCGACGCAGCCCGCGCTCGTCGCTGTCTGACCAACTTATGACGTGTCCGTTCAGGACAACGGATTTCGTATACCGAACGCCTCTTCAGTAGATACGTTTCCGACATCGTCAATAGGAAGGCTGGAGTGGATGGCTGAACGGCGCGTCTTGTTGGGCACTGGTGCGGTGGTCGTTGGAATGGGCGCGGCCTTGTTAGCGGGGTCGGGTGCGGCCCACGCCGACGGCACCGACGACAGCTCGGGCAACCCGCAGGCGTCCTCGAATTCCTCGCCGTCGAGCCCGAAAGCCACCGGGGGCAGCAAGCGCGCTGCCAAGGCGGCGGCGGCGGCACGGTCGGCAGCCTCGGCCGGAAAGTCGTCGCGTTCGACCGTCGACCGCCAGACACCCAAGCCCGCGACACCGACCACCCCGAAGGTCGACACCGGCGCTACGGACGAGGCCGACCCGACCGCGACACCGGCGGCCTCCACCGTCGACACCGCCACCGACGTGACCACGACACAAACCGCAGCACCGCAGACTGTCCCGGTTTCTGTTGCCGTAGGGACCTCGCGGCGTGCGGCGGTGGCAGCGGCGCGACAGGCTCAGATCGACCAGATCATCGCCTCGGCCGGCACCGTGACCGCAAGCGCCGCCGCCACGACGGAGCCCGCGTCCGGCCTGCTCGCCACCGCCATGCTCAACCTGCTCTCGGGTCTGGGCGTGGCCCCCCGCTCAGCGGCCGGCACCACCGAGCCCGCCGCGCTGGTGACGAACTCGACGGTGCTGCTGCCCAACGGCACGAACGGCGTCACCGGTGTCCTGATCGGCCATTCCCGGCTGGAACTCCCCGGCGCCTTCATCGGCCAAACCGTCGCCGCCGACTGGTACTTCCCGACGCAGGCCGACGGCACCGTCGACGCCCAGGGCGTGATCTGGTTGCAGCACGGTTTCGGCGCCACCAACACCTTCTATTCGGCGCTGGCCCAGGACCTGGCCAAGCAGACCAACAGCATCGTGGTGGCCCCGACCCTGTCCTCCATTCCGATCACGTTCTCGGGTGGCTGCCTCACCTGCGAGGTCACCCAGGTCGACGCGGCGGCGCTGCTGGGGCCCAACCGCGCGACGCTGCTGAGCAGCGCGACAGCGGCCGGATTCACCGGTACCGCCCTGCCGGAGCGCTTCGTGCTCGCCGGGCACTCCGCCGGCGGCGGGTTCGCCACCGCGGTGGCCGACGACTACCTCGAGGGAACCGACGCGCAGTACGACCCCACCGACCTGGTGGGCGTGGTGATGTTCGACGGTGTCTCCAACGGCGCGTTGGACGGTTCGTTCGCCGATCAAGTGGCCGCGCTGGCCGCCGCGGACAAGCCGGTCTATCAGATCGCCGCCCCAGCCCAGAGCTGGAACCTGTTCGGCGCCACCACCAACGTGCTGGCGGCGACCCTGCCCGGCCAGTTCATCGGCGTCGTCCTGCAGGGCGGCTCTCACGTCGACTCGATGCTCGGCGTCAACCCGCTCTTCGACTTGGTGCTGCAGCTGGTGACCAAGCCGGTGCCCGCGGGCAACACCGCGGCGGTGTACACCCTCAGCGACGGGTGGATCAACGACATGTATGCCGGCGCGACCCCGCAGGCCCCGCAGTACGGCCTGTACGCGGCGTCCAACCAGCAGATCATCATGGGTCCCACCGCTGCGGTCGGGCTGCCTGCGGCCGAGGCCAACCAGCTCTCGTTCGGGGATTACCTCATCAAGGGGCTGATCGACACCGTCGGCGGACTCTTCGGCTTCCAGCTGCCCCCGGCGGTCAACAGCGGTAATAACGGGCTGGACCCCAACACACCCGTCGTGACCGTCGGCAATGGCGTCACCGGCGTCCGGACCGGTTCAGCCGTGCTGGACATCCCGGCTGGCACCAACGGATACGCCGCTCCCGCGGACTGGTACTTCCCGACCCAGGCCGATGGAACGGTGCAGGCCAACGGCATCATCTGGCTGCAGCACGGCTTCCTGGGCTTCAAGGACTGGTACGGCAGCATGGCCCAGGAGCTGGCCCAGGAGACCAACAGCATCGTGGTGGTGCCGAACATCTTCTGGTTCGACAACCCGCTGTGCCCGGGCTGCTACCTCGGTGGCGCGGTGATGCGCGAAGCTGTCGCGTCGATGTTCCAGGACAGCCGCTCAGCGCTGAACATCAGCGCCAATGCCGCCGGATTTTCCGGTGTGCTGCCGGAGAAGTTCCTGCTCACCGGGCACTCGGCGGGCGGCAACTTCGCCACCGCGGTCGGCGCGCTGATCACGGAGACCGATCAGGTGGACAACCTGCTCGGCGTCGTCATGTTCGACGGCGTCTCGCGCAACCCGCTGTTCACCGACTCGCTCACCGCGCTGCAGAACGCCGGGATTCCGGACTATCAGATCGCGGCGCCGCCGCAGAGCTGGAACGCCTACGGTGTGGCCACCGAACTGATGCAGCTGTTCTACGGCGACCAGTTCTACGGCGTGCAGATCGACAACGGTTCGCACACCGATGTCATCCAGGGCAACAACCTGTTCGCCTGGCTGGGTGAGATCGCCAGCGCCATCATCGTCAGGCCGTCCCCGCCCGGAGCAAAGGATGCGGTGCGCACCTTTGCCTCCGGCTGGATCAACGACATCTATGCCGGCAAGAGCCCGACCGACCCGCTCTACGGCATCTACGGCCCGACCGGTCCTTACACTGGCGTCAACGAGCCGATCGTGCTCGGCGAAGCCGGCGCCACCACGTTGCCCGCCCCGCCGCCGGTGGACGTCACCGAGTACGCCAACGGGCAGCCCTGGTACGAGCAGGGCAGTGTCAAGCTGCCGTTCGCCTGGGGCCTGGTCAACACCACGGCGGTGTACACGCTGAACCCGGATGGCACGGTCAAGGTGCAGAACTCGGGCAATTACTTCGGGCCCAACGGGCCGAAGACCGACATCACCGGCACCGCCGTCTCGGTCAACCCGGCGTTCAACACCCGTCTTGACGTGGGCTTCTTCGGCAGCACGCCGAGCAGCGCCGAACCGGGCAACTACTGGATCATGGACTACGACCCGGACTACAAGTGGGTCATCGTCAGTGACCCGTCGCGCTTCTCCGGCTACATTCTGACCCGCGATCAGACCATCCTCGCCCCCGAGTACGACGCCCTCGTCGCGCGGGCCCGGCAACTCGGGGTGTGGGGGCCGATCACGCCCACTCAGCAGTACCCGACCACCGTCACCGTCTGAGCGATCGGGCGGAAGTTTTACACACCAAACACCGCGTTATCCCTTGACGGAAGGGCGCAAACGGGTCAGTCTGTTGTCCAGCATGTGTGTATGGGTAGCTAGTTCGCCAGCCAGCGCCAGCCAACCCAGCATGCGGTTGTTGAGGAATGCGCCGTTCTGCGCTATTGTTGGACGTTGCGCTGGCTGCCTCCTGCCCACCTCAACCCGCACCTGACACCGTGGTCCACGCCTGAGCGAGTAACTCCAGCTCAGTGACCTATTCGCGTGTCGCGTGCGTCGGGGACAGGCTTTGGTCCTTGAGGACGCCAGCCTGAACCGACGCAGATCTCGCGACGAGCCGGATTTTCCGGGAAGTCGCATTAGGTGCTGGAAGGATGCATCTTGGCAGTCTCTAGCCAGAGCAAATCAACTACTACTTCTAACTCCGTTCCCGGAGCACCGAAACGAATTTCGTTCGCCAAGCTGCGCGAGCCTCTAGAGGTTCCCGGCCTGCTCGACGTGCAAACCGATTCCTTCAAGTGGTTGATCGGTGCGGACGAGTGGCGGCAGAAGGCGATCGCCCTGGGCGATCCCAGCCCGGTCGGTGGCCTCGAAGAAGTACTCGCCGAGCTCTCGCCCATCGAGGATTTTTCCGGTTCGATGTCGCTGAGCTTCTCCGACCCGCGCTTCGACGAGGTCAAGGCGCCGGTGGACGAGTGCAAAGACAAGGACATGACGTACGCGGCCCCGCTGTTCGTCACGGCCGAGTTCATCAACAACAACACCGGTGAGATCAAGAGCCAGACGGTCTTCATGGGTGACTTCCCGATGATGACCGAGAAGGGCACCTTCATCATCAACGGCACCGAGCGTGTCGTGGTGAGCCAGCTGGTCCGCTCGCCGGGTGTGTACTTCGACGAGACCATCGACAAGTCCACCGAAAAGACGCTGCACAGCGTCAAGGTGATCCCCGGCCGCGGTGCGTGGCTGGAGTTCGACGTCGACAAGCGCGACACCGTCGGTGTGCGTATCGACCGCAAGCGCCGCCAGCCGGTCACCGTGCTGCTCAAGGCGCTGGGCTGGACTGCTGAGCAGATCCGGGAGCGCTTCGGCTTCTCCGAGATCATGATGTCGACGCTGGAGAAGGACAACACCGCCGGCACCGACGAGGCGCTGCTGGACATCTACCGCAAGCTGCGCCCGGGCGAACCGCCCACCAAGGAATCCGCGCAGACCCTGCTGGAGAACCTGTTCTTCAAGGACAAGCGCTACGACCTGGCCCGGGTGGGCCGCTACAAGGTGAACAAGAAGCTGGGCCTCAACGCCGGCCAGCCGATCACCAGCTCGACGCTGACCGAAGAGGACATCGTCGCCACCATCGAGTACCTGGTGCGCCTGCACGAGGTGCAGCCGACGATGACCGCCCCCGGCGGCGTCGAGGTGCCCGTCGAGGTCGACGACATCGACCACTTCGGTAACCGTCGTCTGCGCACCGTGGGTGAGCTGATCCAGAACCAGATCCGGGTCGGCCTGTCCCGGATGGAGCGCGTCGTCCGCGAGCGGATGACCACTCAGGACGTCGAGGCGATCACGCCGCAGACCCTGATCAACATCCGTCCCGTCGTGGCGGCGATCAAGGAGTTCTTCGGCACCAGCCAGCTGTCGCAGTTCATGGACCAGAACAACCCGCTGTCGGGTCTGACCCACAAGCGCCGCCTGTCGGCGCTGGGCCCCGGTGGTCTGTCCCGTGAGCGTGCCGGCCTCGAGGTCCGCGACGTGCACTCCAGCCACTACGGCCGGATGTGTCCGATCGAGACCCCTGAGGGTCCGAACATCGGTCTTATCGGTTCGCTGTCGGTGTACGCGCGGGTCAACCCGTTCGGTTTCATCGAGACGCCGTACCGCAAGGTCGTCGACGGTGTCGCCACCGATGACATCCACTACCTGACCGCCGACGAGGAGGACCGCCACGTCGTGGCGCAGGCCAACTCGCCGATCGACGACAAGGGCAGCTTCACCGAGTCCCGCGTCCTGGTTCGCCGTAAGGGCGGCGAGGTCGAGAACGTGACGCCGGCTGAAGTGGACTTCATGGACGTCTCGCCGCGCCAGATGGTGTCGGTCGCGACGGCGATGATCCCGTTCCTCGAGCACGACGACGCCAACCGCGCCCTGATGGGTGCCAACATGCAGCGCCAGGCGGTTCCGCTGGTGCGCTCGGAGGCACCGCTGGTGGGCACCGGCATGGAGCTGCGTGCGGCGATCGACGCCGGCGACGTGGTCGTGACCGACAAGGCCGGTGTGGTGGAAGAGGTTTCGGCCGACTACATCACCGTGATGGCCGACGACGGCACCCGGCATACCTACCGGATGCGTAAGTTCGCCCGCTCCAACCACGGCACGTGCGCCAACCAGCGTCCGATCGTGGATGCCGGGCAGCGTGTCGAGTCGGGCCAGGTACTCGCCGACGGGCCGTGCACCGAGAACGGTGAGATGGCGCTGGGCAAGAACCTGCTCGTCGCGATCATGCCGTGGGAGGGCCACAACTACGAGGACGCGATCATCCTCTCCAGCCGTCTGGTTGAGGAGGACGTGCTCACCTCGATTCACATCGAAGAGCACGAGATCGATGCCCGCGACACCAAGCTGGGCGCCGAGGAGATCACCCGGGACATCCCGAACGTCTCCGATGAGGTGCTCGCCGATCTCGACGAGCGCGGCATCATCCGCATCGGTGCCGAGGTCCGTGACGGCGACATCCTGGTCGGCAAGGTCACCCCGAAGGGCGAGACCGAGCTGACCCCGGAGGAGCGGCTGCTGCGCGCGATCTTCGGTGAGAAGGCCCGCGAGGTTCGCGACACGTCGCTCAAGGTGCCCCACGGTGAGTCCGGCAAGGTCATCGGCATCCGGGTGTTCAGCCGTGAGGATGACGACGAACTGCCCGCCGGTGTCAACGAGCTGGTCCGCGTCTACGTGGCCCAGAAGCGCAAGATCTCCGACGGCGACAAGCTCGCCGGACGCCACGGCAACAAGGGCGTCATCGGCAAGATCCTGCCGATCGAGGACATGCCGTTCCTGCCGGACGGCACCCCGGTGGACATCATCCTGAACACCCACGGTGTGCCGCGACGGATGAACATCGGCCAGATCCTGGAAACCCACCTCGGGTGGGTGGCCAAGGCCGGCTGGAAGGTCGACGGCACACCTGAGTGGGCCGCCAACCTGCCCGACGAGCTGCGGGAGTCGCAACCGAACTCCATCGTCTCGACGCCGGTGTTCGACGGTGCCCGCGAGGGCGAGCTGCAGGGTCTGCTGAGCTCGACGCTGCCCAACCGCGACGGCGAAGTGCTTGTCAACGGTGACGGCAAGGCCGTGCTCTACGACGGC
Encoded here:
- a CDS encoding DUF7158 domain-containing protein → MSVAATVAGTPIVVSEIDARETKLRSTPQVAALPRPGTSEGRQLRRWLTQLLVTEQVVASEARTLGVAVTADTPSEDDVLPDMTARLEIGSVAAAVLAEPLARAVFAHVTGEVDVSEAQVADYERRNPGRFAVRDELAAHLRGAQRRQVFRRWLVARSAALVWLAPGYEHPGDPRQPDNTHRH
- a CDS encoding ROK family protein, translated to MTATLVLDIGGTKIAGGLVDPDGRLLFQTREPTPDSADPEVVWAAAARTVAETLTAAAGPVAGVGISSAGPIHLPDGTISPVNIPAWRGFPIRQKVAETVPGVPVRLGGDGLCMALGEHWRGAGQGAQFMLGMVVSTGIGGGLVLDGVPYAGRTGNAGHVGHVIVDTDGPACSCGARGCVEAIASGPHLAKWAREQGWTGADAKELADAAAAGNDIALRAFRRGATAIAAMIASVGATCDLDLVVIGGGVAKAGAVLFDPLTAALRNYARLDFIAGLRVVPAALGGEAGLVGAAALLRMGAYSPGMGNGAAARFG
- the rplJ gene encoding 50S ribosomal protein L10, whose protein sequence is MAKADKATAVADIAEQFKEATATVVTEYRGLTVANLAELRRSLAGTATYTVAKNTLVKRAAAEAGIEGIDELFAGPTAIAFVKGEPVDAAKAIKKFAKENKALVIKGGYMEGRALTLAEVEKIADLESREVLLSRVAGALKAKQSQAAALFVAPASQVARLAAALQEKKAGEESAA
- the rplL gene encoding 50S ribosomal protein L7/L12, whose protein sequence is MAKLSTEELLDAFKELTLLELSEFVKAFEETFDVTAAAPVAVAAAPGAAAPAEAAEEQSEFDVVLEGAGEKKIGVIKVVREIVSGLGLKEAKDLVDGAPKPLLEKVTKEAAEDAKAKLEAAGATVTVK
- a CDS encoding ABC transporter ATP-binding protein — encoded protein: MGIGIQVEGLTKSFGSQRIWEDVTLDVPAGEVSVLLGPSGTGKSVFLKSLIGLLRPERGKIIVDGTDIIQCSAKELYEIRTLFGVMFQDGALFGSMNIYDNTAFPLREHTKKKESEIRQVVMEKLDMVGLGGDENKFPGEISGGMKKRAGLARSLVLDPKIILCDEPDSGLDPVRTAYLSQLLIDINAQIDATILIVTHNINIARTVPDNMGMLFRKHLVMFGPREVLLTSDEPVVKQFLNGRRIGPIGMSEEKDESTMAEEQALADAGHHDGGVEDIEGVPPQIQATPGLPERQAVGRRQARVRQILHTLPPAAQQAILDDLEGTHKLPTHTFVGEPAHAAHADDTTS
- a CDS encoding lipocalin family protein, whose translation is MAERRVLLGTGAVVVGMGAALLAGSGAAHADGTDDSSGNPQASSNSSPSSPKATGGSKRAAKAAAAARSAASAGKSSRSTVDRQTPKPATPTTPKVDTGATDEADPTATPAASTVDTATDVTTTQTAAPQTVPVSVAVGTSRRAAVAAARQAQIDQIIASAGTVTASAAATTEPASGLLATAMLNLLSGLGVAPRSAAGTTEPAALVTNSTVLLPNGTNGVTGVLIGHSRLELPGAFIGQTVAADWYFPTQADGTVDAQGVIWLQHGFGATNTFYSALAQDLAKQTNSIVVAPTLSSIPITFSGGCLTCEVTQVDAAALLGPNRATLLSSATAAGFTGTALPERFVLAGHSAGGGFATAVADDYLEGTDAQYDPTDLVGVVMFDGVSNGALDGSFADQVAALAAADKPVYQIAAPAQSWNLFGATTNVLAATLPGQFIGVVLQGGSHVDSMLGVNPLFDLVLQLVTKPVPAGNTAAVYTLSDGWINDMYAGATPQAPQYGLYAASNQQIIMGPTAAVGLPAAEANQLSFGDYLIKGLIDTVGGLFGFQLPPAVNSGNNGLDPNTPVVTVGNGVTGVRTGSAVLDIPAGTNGYAAPADWYFPTQADGTVQANGIIWLQHGFLGFKDWYGSMAQELAQETNSIVVVPNIFWFDNPLCPGCYLGGAVMREAVASMFQDSRSALNISANAAGFSGVLPEKFLLTGHSAGGNFATAVGALITETDQVDNLLGVVMFDGVSRNPLFTDSLTALQNAGIPDYQIAAPPQSWNAYGVATELMQLFYGDQFYGVQIDNGSHTDVIQGNNLFAWLGEIASAIIVRPSPPGAKDAVRTFASGWINDIYAGKSPTDPLYGIYGPTGPYTGVNEPIVLGEAGATTLPAPPPVDVTEYANGQPWYEQGSVKLPFAWGLVNTTAVYTLNPDGTVKVQNSGNYFGPNGPKTDITGTAVSVNPAFNTRLDVGFFGSTPSSAEPGNYWIMDYDPDYKWVIVSDPSRFSGYILTRDQTILAPEYDALVARARQLGVWGPITPTQQYPTTVTV